The Bombus pascuorum chromosome 9, iyBomPasc1.1, whole genome shotgun sequence genome has a window encoding:
- the LOC132910784 gene encoding uncharacterized protein LOC132910784 isoform X1, with translation MSSNKTDPKKFQQEMSHFLQSDFKNAASKHDDVRCSNESRMTENLCCDSERCEDNTCVPRNISLCQKVDVINRIEDDPCDTTELSSTIKYLSDTCSVHHCMLNGSVNSNHNCDIMHCQQHKQISQSYMCSIYNLWRIRTNKSLSLLVTKNVGTQWKNCFWRIFLILFVILLLCTTICSADSNQCAVGLKTPGRTWPQGDIVLEYGQPLRILCILNQSFVDAEFPGKNASDLVFFRNQKEMEPEFITIINETTISLDVEKPPPAEDMYYCRLRLQNNHYKKLESVCLNKVVVGFKPQEPQNFSCVSYNWETMICSWEPVQNYVTTTFTIVFKLPGRAGGRKLYPCPTKDKDDKKDKDDKPNMCLWDTSTNPIYRQPYEYYTFILNVNNVLGNASFTYKFHHFAHVIPAKPANLSVINKTVDSALLHWSVPFPMQNFPPGLYHRIKYQNQWDHQKTWQVINITNDIHVHKRYYNLTGLEYANTVYDVRVFMKSAVATGEDKWSQFSDVTFRTPPRLPGRPPKTDIGSFEIAENSASRDVYLYWQTIPQYLENGDNFKYEIDRVEENGRNVSLVPNETTRTYAKFKGISINNYKFEIVTTNIVGINEERAKIFIPGRSQIPHEPIAFTKIAFDGGLYELSWKPPKMNKEITNYTIFWCDNERDRPYQCTGYLDWVHVSKYTTIYNMTVPDPDKVYQFAISANTNTGSSGMVWASCTVIHNKVVGKMKSVWINRIGSDFIEVGWKLDCSDRIGIVEGFNIYYCPIVSPYDLNCKGPKLNRTIKADSHTIHGIVNNLKPYTTYMLAVAVLTKSGEGLHSDPLYNTTLEAAPTTPPQDVRIINVTNTTMSILWKPPEAMNGVLRYYEVYYNEHAKKVEDATQTELTNLLSHTNYSISVAACTVSCSVKSPTIRKITKIGAPGMINVPNVRFMNSSQVIVMWTRPEYTAGHINYYQISSKDGEIHNSTKTEARLPIPDCKSIEREKLYQFRIRAVNIAPNNVHLTGPWSQPGEGNCYSEGPSYNVWTMIWVIGGFSTVIIIFCCLHLSKRIWLKCKAMQDVEVKLPPGLASNMVQTLLDKEQHIRQSSADSSGCSSGQESVTSSLTSDSQVSSDSGTEIDPMPVSPNKLLETPAWNSDSSSLRLRHSSFRERYAKVAKSGEPIIGDTLSLARSTPNLTDSTGYTTSQHTWSSTGYISMPSSEELSSNPSPVPKETSTAGSYSIIGTVPKSAQSAKSENDSDLTESTANTLIPIKSESKPTNPYITLASLEQKQKNKKAIDSLHDLDELTFAESNKSKLESLTPFTTSDKVSKPYVQTSLIDSLKKPFTLSSIDSTRSTMSTPFAATSLTDSCSKPFVSSFASPTTLPSTLDSSSKPYVSVSSISEVSKKSNLQADTLDSTQKTTVPQVSTTGGSQPYVLASSVFQMLQQQQRGKSETPISEVIDNETEEDVTTGYPLYWPTSGTKPSSKLDADKPITTKQSTGYVTIAENPKLDQHRTSTLSSPYVQHERFEKPLPQTTTGQSDEQYSKVTVVPSTI, from the exons ATGTCTTCAAACAAAACAGATCCCAAAAAATTTCAGCAAGAAATGTCTCACTTTTTACAATCAGATTTTAAAAATGCTGCATCAAAGCATGATGATGTTAGATGTTCAAATGAAAGTAGAATGACAGAGAATTTGTGCTGTGATTCAGAGAGATGTGAAGATAATACATGTGTCCCAAGAAATATCAGTCTATGCCAGAAGGTAGATGTTATTAACAGGATAGAAGATGATCCATGTGACACAACTGAACTTTCATCAACTATTAAGTATTTATCTGACACGTGTTCAGTTCATCATTGTATGTTAAATGGGAGTGTTAATTCTAATCATAATTGTGATATAATGCATTGTCAACAACACAAACAAATCTCACAAAGTTATATGtgttctatatataatttatggaGAATTAGAACAAATAAAAGTTTGTCATTACTGGTTACAAAAAATGTTGGTACACAATGGAAGAATTGTTTttggagaatatttttaattctttttgttattttgttattatgtaCAACAATATGCAGTGCAGATTCTAATCAATGTGCAGTTGGTTTAAAAACACCTGGaa gGACCTGGCCACAAGGTGATATTGTACTTGAATATGGTCAGCCTTTAAGAATACTATGTATATTGAATCAATCTTTCGTGGATGCTGAATTTCCTGGAAAAAATGCTTCAGATCTTGTATTCTTTCGTAATCAAAAGGAGATGGAACcagaatttattacaattattaatgaaactaCAATATCACTAGATGTAGAAAAACCTCCACCTGCAGAAGATATGTATTATTGTAGACTAagattacaaaataatcacTACAAAAAACTGGAATCAGTTTGTTTGAACAAAGTTGTAGTTGGTT TTAAACCTCAAGAACCTCAAAACTTCAGTTGCGTATCTTATAATTGGGAAACTATGATATGTTCATGGGAACCAGTCCAAAACTATGTTACAACGACTTTTACAATCGTATTTAAATTACCGGGAAGAGCAGGAGGTAGAAAATTATATCCATGTCCAACGAAAGATAAAGATGATAAAAAGGACAAAGATGATAAGCCAAATATGTGCTTGTGGGATACATCAACGAATCCAATTTATCGACAACCCtatgaatattatacatttatactgAACGTAAATAACGTTCTAGGAAACGCCAGTTTTACATATAAGTTTCATCATTTTGCTCATG ttaTCCCTGCGAAACCGGCTAATTTATcagttattaataaaacgGTTGATAGTGCATTATTGCACTGGAGTGTGCCTTTTCCAATGCAGAATTTTCCACCTGGATTATATCATAGAATCAAGTATCAAAACCAATGGGATCATCAAAAAACCTGGCAG GTAATCAATATTACAAATGATATTCACGTGCATAAGAGATATTATAATCTTACTGGGTTGGAGTACGCCAATACCGTATATGATGTACGAGTTTTTATGAAAAGTGCTGTTGCGACTGGGGAAGATAAGTGGAGTCAGTTTAGTGATGTTACTTTTAGAACACCACCAAGAT TACCTGGCCGTCCTCCAAAAACCGATATTGGAAGCTTTGAAATAGCGGAGAACAGTGCTAGCAGGGATGTATATTTGTACTGGCAAACTATACCACAATATCTAGAAAATGGTGATAATTTCAAGTATGAGATTGATCGTGTAGAAGAAAATGGACGAAATGTGTCTCTTGTTCCGAACGAAACTACGAGAACATACGCTAAATTCAAGGGAATTAGtatcaataattataaattcgaaATTGTTACGACAAATATTGTTGGAATAAATGAAGAACGTGCTAAGATTTTTATACCTGGTCGATCCCAAA TACCGCATGAACCTATAGCATTTACAAAAATTGCGTTTGATGGAGGCTTATATGAATTATCATGGAAACCACCTAAAATGAATaaggaaattacaaattatacaattttttggtGCGATAATGAACGTGATCGCCCTTACCAGTGCact GGTTATTTAGATTGGGTACATGTATCAAAATATacaacaatttataatatgaCTGTACCAGATCCCGACAAAGTGTATCAATTTGCAATTTCTGCAAATACGAACACAGGTAGTAGCGGTATGGTATGGGCGTCATGCACtgtaatacataataaagtaGTTGGAAAAATGAAGTCTGTGTGGATAAATAGAATTGGTTCTGACTTCATTGAAGTTGGTTGGAAATTAGATTGTTCGGATCGCATTGGAATAGTAGAaggatttaatatttattattgtccTATTGTTTCGCCGTATGATCTGAATTGTAAAGGCCCGAAACTTAATAGAACGATAAAAGCCGATTCTCATACTATCCATGGCATTGTAAACAATTTGAAACCGTATACAACATATATGTTAGCTGTCGCTGTTTTAACAAAAAGTGGGGAAGGATTGCATAGTGATCCTTTGTATAATACAACTCTTGAAGCAGCACCAACAACTCCTCCACAGGACGTAAGAATTATAAATGTGACAAATACGACAATGAGCATTTTATGGAAACCACCAGAAGCAATGAATGGTGTATTGCGCTATTACGAAGTTTACTACAACGAACACGCGAAAAAAGTTGAAGACGCAACTCAAACTGAATTGACAAATCTGTTATCGCATACAAATTATAGCATTAGTGTAGCCGCATGTACTGTATCTTGCAGTGTCAAATCCCCTACAATTCGCAAGATTACGAAAATTGGTGCACCAGGAATGATTAATGTACCTAATGTTCGCTTCATGAATTCTAGCCAAGTGATCGTTATGTGGACTAGACCCGAATACACCGCTGGGcacataaattattatcagaTATCTTCGAAAGATGGTGAAATACACAATAGTACTAAAACAG AAGCTCGATTACCTATCCCTGATTGCAAATCTATAgaacgagaaaaattatatcaatttcGTATAAGAGCTGTTAACATTGCACCGAATAATGTCCATTTAACAGGCCCATGGTCTCAACCTGGTGAGGGAAATTGTTATAGTGAAG GACCATCGTACAATGTATGGACAATGATATGGGTGATAGGAGGTTTTAGTaccgtaataattattttttgttgtcTACATCTATCAAAACG AATTTGGTTGAAGTGCAAAGCTATGCAAGATGTAGAAGTTAAATTACCACCAGGATTAGCGTCAAATATGGTACAG ACACTTCTTGATAAAGAACAACATATACGCCAATCTTCTGCTGATTCCAGTGGTTGTTCAAGTGGACAAGAATCTGTTACTTCTTCGCTAACATCAGATTCTCAGGTTTCAAGCGATAGTGGTACGGAAATAGATCCAATGCCGGTTTCGCCCAATAAATTGCTTGAAACACCAGCTTGGAATTCTGATTCTTCGAGTCTTCGCCTGAGACATTCATCGTTTCGCGAACGATACGCAAAAGTTGCAAAATCCGGAGAGCCCATCATCGGAGATACGTTATCTTTGGCACGATCTACACCTAATTTAACTGACAGTACAGGCTACACAACTTCGCAACATACTTGGTCTTCGACTGGGTACATTAGTATGCCATCATCAGAAGAACTGTCCAGTAATCCAAGTCCTGTTCCTAAGGAAACTTCAACTGCAGGGAGCTATAGTATCATAGGAACTGTTCCTAAATCTGCACAGTCTGCAAAGTCTGAGAATGACAGTGATTTAACGGAATCTACTGCAAATACACTAATACCTATTAAATCAGAATCCAAGCCCACAAATCCATACATAACATTAGCATCTTTGGAGcagaaacaaaagaataaaaaagctATCGATTCGCTACACGATCTAGATGAATTAACATTTGCAGAATCAAACAAATCAAAATTAGAATCTTTGACTCCATTCACAACTTCTGACAAAGTTTCTAAACCATATGTGCAAACAAGTTTAATTGATTCATTAAAAAAGCCGTTCACTCTAAGCAGCATCGATAGTACAAGGAGCACGATGTCTACTCCATTTGCAGCCACCTCTTTGACCGATTCATGCAGCAAAccgtttgtttcttctttcgcaAGTCCAACTACTTTGCCGTCTACGCTGGATTCCTCGTCGAAACCCTACGTTTCCGTGTCTTCAATTTCTGAAGTCTCGAAAAAGTCAAATCTTCAAGCAGATACATTAGACTCGACGCAAAAGACTACTGTACCTCAAGTTTCTACGACCGGTGGTTCGCAACCATATGTCCTTGCGAGTTCCGTATTCCAAATGCTACAACAACAACAAAGGGGAAAATCGGAAACTCCTATCTCAGAAGTGATAGACAACGAAACCGAAGAAGATGTTACGACAGGGTATCCTCTGTATTGGCCGACCAGTGGTACGAAGCCAAGCTCAAAGTTGGATGCAGACAAACCAATTACGACTAAACAGAGTACTGGATACGTTACCATAGCAGAGAATCCAAAGCTAGATCAACATAGAACGTCGACGTTGTCATCACCGTATGTACAGCATGAGAGGTTTGAGAAGCCACTGCCACAAACTACTACTGGACAGTCAGATGAACAATACAGTAAAGTGACTGTTGTGCCAAGTActatttaa
- the LOC132910784 gene encoding cytokine receptor isoform X3, protein MSSNKTDPKKFQQEMSHFLQSDFKNAASKHDDVRCSNESRMTENLCCDSERCEDNTCVPRNISLCQKVDVINRIEDDPCDTTELSSTIKYLSDTCSVHHCMLNGSVNSNHNCDIMHCQQHKQISQSYMCSIYNLWRIRTNKSLSLLVTKNVGTQWKNCFWRIFLILFVILLLCTTICSADSNQCAVGLKTPGRTWPQGDIVLEYGQPLRILCILNQSFVDAEFPGKNASDLVFFRNQKEMEPEFITIINETTISLDVEKPPPAEDMYYCRLRLQNNHYKKLESVCLNKVVVGFKPQEPQNFSCVSYNWETMICSWEPVQNYVTTTFTIVFKLPGRAGGRKLYPCPTKDKDDKKDKDDKPNMCLWDTSTNPIYRQPYEYYTFILNVNNVLGNASFTYKFHHFAHVIPAKPANLSVINKTVDSALLHWSVPFPMQNFPPGLYHRIKYQNQWDHQKTWQVINITNDIHVHKRYYNLTGLEYANTVYDVRVFMKSAVATGEDKWSQFSDVTFRTPPRLPGRPPKTDIGSFEIAENSASRDVYLYWQTIPQYLENGDNFKYEIDRVEENGRNVSLVPNETTRTYAKFKGISINNYKFEIVTTNIVGINEERAKIFIPGRSQIPHEPIAFTKIAFDGGLYELSWKPPKMNKEITNYTIFWCDNERDRPYQCTGYLDWVHVSKYTTIYNMTVPDPDKVYQFAISANTNTGSSGMVWASCTVIHNKVVGKMKSVWINRIGSDFIEVGWKLDCSDRIGIVEGFNIYYCPIVSPYDLNCKGPKLNRTIKADSHTIHGIVNNLKPYTTYMLAVAVLTKSGEGLHSDPLYNTTLEAAPTTPPQDVRIINVTNTTMSILWKPPEAMNGVLRYYEVYYNEHAKKVEDATQTELTNLLSHTNYSISVAACTVSCSVKSPTIRKITKIGAPGMINVPNVRFMNSSQVIVMWTRPEYTAGHINYYQISSKDGEIHNSTKTEARLPIPDCKSIEREKLYQFRIRAVNIAPNNVHLTGPWSQPGEGNCYSEGPSYNVWTMIWVIGGFSTVIIIFCCLHLSKRIWLKCKAMQDVEVKLPPGLASNMVQTLLDKEQHIRQSSADSSGCSSGQESVTSSLTSDSQVSSDSGTEIDPMPVSPNKLLETPAWNSDSSSLRLRHSSFRERYAKVAKSGEPIIGDTLSLARSTPNLTDSTGYTTSQHTWSSTGYISMPSSEELSSNPSPVPKETSTAGSYSIIGTVPKSAQSAKSENDSDLTESTANTLIPIKSESKPTNPYITLASLEQKQKNKKAIDSLHDLDELTFAESNKSKLESLTPFTTSDKVSKPYVQTSLIDSLKKPFTLSSIDSTRSTMSTPFAATSLTDSCSKPFVSSFASPTTLPSTLDSSSKPYVSVSSISEVSKKSNLQADTLDSTQKTTVPQVSTTGGSQPYVLASSVFQMLQQQQRGKSETPISEVIDNETEEDVTTGYPLYWPTSGTKPSSKLDADKPITTKQSTGYVTIAENPKLDQHRTSTLSSPNLYKTA, encoded by the exons ATGTCTTCAAACAAAACAGATCCCAAAAAATTTCAGCAAGAAATGTCTCACTTTTTACAATCAGATTTTAAAAATGCTGCATCAAAGCATGATGATGTTAGATGTTCAAATGAAAGTAGAATGACAGAGAATTTGTGCTGTGATTCAGAGAGATGTGAAGATAATACATGTGTCCCAAGAAATATCAGTCTATGCCAGAAGGTAGATGTTATTAACAGGATAGAAGATGATCCATGTGACACAACTGAACTTTCATCAACTATTAAGTATTTATCTGACACGTGTTCAGTTCATCATTGTATGTTAAATGGGAGTGTTAATTCTAATCATAATTGTGATATAATGCATTGTCAACAACACAAACAAATCTCACAAAGTTATATGtgttctatatataatttatggaGAATTAGAACAAATAAAAGTTTGTCATTACTGGTTACAAAAAATGTTGGTACACAATGGAAGAATTGTTTttggagaatatttttaattctttttgttattttgttattatgtaCAACAATATGCAGTGCAGATTCTAATCAATGTGCAGTTGGTTTAAAAACACCTGGaa gGACCTGGCCACAAGGTGATATTGTACTTGAATATGGTCAGCCTTTAAGAATACTATGTATATTGAATCAATCTTTCGTGGATGCTGAATTTCCTGGAAAAAATGCTTCAGATCTTGTATTCTTTCGTAATCAAAAGGAGATGGAACcagaatttattacaattattaatgaaactaCAATATCACTAGATGTAGAAAAACCTCCACCTGCAGAAGATATGTATTATTGTAGACTAagattacaaaataatcacTACAAAAAACTGGAATCAGTTTGTTTGAACAAAGTTGTAGTTGGTT TTAAACCTCAAGAACCTCAAAACTTCAGTTGCGTATCTTATAATTGGGAAACTATGATATGTTCATGGGAACCAGTCCAAAACTATGTTACAACGACTTTTACAATCGTATTTAAATTACCGGGAAGAGCAGGAGGTAGAAAATTATATCCATGTCCAACGAAAGATAAAGATGATAAAAAGGACAAAGATGATAAGCCAAATATGTGCTTGTGGGATACATCAACGAATCCAATTTATCGACAACCCtatgaatattatacatttatactgAACGTAAATAACGTTCTAGGAAACGCCAGTTTTACATATAAGTTTCATCATTTTGCTCATG ttaTCCCTGCGAAACCGGCTAATTTATcagttattaataaaacgGTTGATAGTGCATTATTGCACTGGAGTGTGCCTTTTCCAATGCAGAATTTTCCACCTGGATTATATCATAGAATCAAGTATCAAAACCAATGGGATCATCAAAAAACCTGGCAG GTAATCAATATTACAAATGATATTCACGTGCATAAGAGATATTATAATCTTACTGGGTTGGAGTACGCCAATACCGTATATGATGTACGAGTTTTTATGAAAAGTGCTGTTGCGACTGGGGAAGATAAGTGGAGTCAGTTTAGTGATGTTACTTTTAGAACACCACCAAGAT TACCTGGCCGTCCTCCAAAAACCGATATTGGAAGCTTTGAAATAGCGGAGAACAGTGCTAGCAGGGATGTATATTTGTACTGGCAAACTATACCACAATATCTAGAAAATGGTGATAATTTCAAGTATGAGATTGATCGTGTAGAAGAAAATGGACGAAATGTGTCTCTTGTTCCGAACGAAACTACGAGAACATACGCTAAATTCAAGGGAATTAGtatcaataattataaattcgaaATTGTTACGACAAATATTGTTGGAATAAATGAAGAACGTGCTAAGATTTTTATACCTGGTCGATCCCAAA TACCGCATGAACCTATAGCATTTACAAAAATTGCGTTTGATGGAGGCTTATATGAATTATCATGGAAACCACCTAAAATGAATaaggaaattacaaattatacaattttttggtGCGATAATGAACGTGATCGCCCTTACCAGTGCact GGTTATTTAGATTGGGTACATGTATCAAAATATacaacaatttataatatgaCTGTACCAGATCCCGACAAAGTGTATCAATTTGCAATTTCTGCAAATACGAACACAGGTAGTAGCGGTATGGTATGGGCGTCATGCACtgtaatacataataaagtaGTTGGAAAAATGAAGTCTGTGTGGATAAATAGAATTGGTTCTGACTTCATTGAAGTTGGTTGGAAATTAGATTGTTCGGATCGCATTGGAATAGTAGAaggatttaatatttattattgtccTATTGTTTCGCCGTATGATCTGAATTGTAAAGGCCCGAAACTTAATAGAACGATAAAAGCCGATTCTCATACTATCCATGGCATTGTAAACAATTTGAAACCGTATACAACATATATGTTAGCTGTCGCTGTTTTAACAAAAAGTGGGGAAGGATTGCATAGTGATCCTTTGTATAATACAACTCTTGAAGCAGCACCAACAACTCCTCCACAGGACGTAAGAATTATAAATGTGACAAATACGACAATGAGCATTTTATGGAAACCACCAGAAGCAATGAATGGTGTATTGCGCTATTACGAAGTTTACTACAACGAACACGCGAAAAAAGTTGAAGACGCAACTCAAACTGAATTGACAAATCTGTTATCGCATACAAATTATAGCATTAGTGTAGCCGCATGTACTGTATCTTGCAGTGTCAAATCCCCTACAATTCGCAAGATTACGAAAATTGGTGCACCAGGAATGATTAATGTACCTAATGTTCGCTTCATGAATTCTAGCCAAGTGATCGTTATGTGGACTAGACCCGAATACACCGCTGGGcacataaattattatcagaTATCTTCGAAAGATGGTGAAATACACAATAGTACTAAAACAG AAGCTCGATTACCTATCCCTGATTGCAAATCTATAgaacgagaaaaattatatcaatttcGTATAAGAGCTGTTAACATTGCACCGAATAATGTCCATTTAACAGGCCCATGGTCTCAACCTGGTGAGGGAAATTGTTATAGTGAAG GACCATCGTACAATGTATGGACAATGATATGGGTGATAGGAGGTTTTAGTaccgtaataattattttttgttgtcTACATCTATCAAAACG AATTTGGTTGAAGTGCAAAGCTATGCAAGATGTAGAAGTTAAATTACCACCAGGATTAGCGTCAAATATGGTACAG ACACTTCTTGATAAAGAACAACATATACGCCAATCTTCTGCTGATTCCAGTGGTTGTTCAAGTGGACAAGAATCTGTTACTTCTTCGCTAACATCAGATTCTCAGGTTTCAAGCGATAGTGGTACGGAAATAGATCCAATGCCGGTTTCGCCCAATAAATTGCTTGAAACACCAGCTTGGAATTCTGATTCTTCGAGTCTTCGCCTGAGACATTCATCGTTTCGCGAACGATACGCAAAAGTTGCAAAATCCGGAGAGCCCATCATCGGAGATACGTTATCTTTGGCACGATCTACACCTAATTTAACTGACAGTACAGGCTACACAACTTCGCAACATACTTGGTCTTCGACTGGGTACATTAGTATGCCATCATCAGAAGAACTGTCCAGTAATCCAAGTCCTGTTCCTAAGGAAACTTCAACTGCAGGGAGCTATAGTATCATAGGAACTGTTCCTAAATCTGCACAGTCTGCAAAGTCTGAGAATGACAGTGATTTAACGGAATCTACTGCAAATACACTAATACCTATTAAATCAGAATCCAAGCCCACAAATCCATACATAACATTAGCATCTTTGGAGcagaaacaaaagaataaaaaagctATCGATTCGCTACACGATCTAGATGAATTAACATTTGCAGAATCAAACAAATCAAAATTAGAATCTTTGACTCCATTCACAACTTCTGACAAAGTTTCTAAACCATATGTGCAAACAAGTTTAATTGATTCATTAAAAAAGCCGTTCACTCTAAGCAGCATCGATAGTACAAGGAGCACGATGTCTACTCCATTTGCAGCCACCTCTTTGACCGATTCATGCAGCAAAccgtttgtttcttctttcgcaAGTCCAACTACTTTGCCGTCTACGCTGGATTCCTCGTCGAAACCCTACGTTTCCGTGTCTTCAATTTCTGAAGTCTCGAAAAAGTCAAATCTTCAAGCAGATACATTAGACTCGACGCAAAAGACTACTGTACCTCAAGTTTCTACGACCGGTGGTTCGCAACCATATGTCCTTGCGAGTTCCGTATTCCAAATGCTACAACAACAACAAAGGGGAAAATCGGAAACTCCTATCTCAGAAGTGATAGACAACGAAACCGAAGAAGATGTTACGACAGGGTATCCTCTGTATTGGCCGACCAGTGGTACGAAGCCAAGCTCAAAGTTGGATGCAGACAAACCAATTACGACTAAACAGAGTACTGGATACGTTACCATAGCAGAGAATCCAAAGCTAGATCAACATAGAACGTCGACGTTGTCATCACC GAACCTATACAAAACAGCATGA